The following proteins are co-located in the Xiphophorus maculatus strain JP 163 A chromosome 24, X_maculatus-5.0-male, whole genome shotgun sequence genome:
- the LOC102229557 gene encoding CLIP-associating protein 1-like isoform X2 — protein MEEDEEEKMSSMEDLLDLVLQKDLGRRLQVGPEITELLLHPDRCPGLDQDQNLLDRMVDALASSWVNSSNYKVVLLGMEVLSALVDRLQERFRTQVGTVLPSLMDRLGDSKDQVREQDQALLLKVMDQSANPQYVWERMMGGFKHKNSRTREGLCLCLISTLNVFGSQSLTLNKIVPHICNLLGDPTSQVRDAAMSCLVEIYRHVGERVRIDLGKKGLPQSRLNMIFSKFDEVQRSGVMVPSPLSDKTFEDDESVDGGRSSSRAASVSGRKAVSMGSFRRPSSASSSKSAGRDGSSAGAVDEEDFIQAFEDVPTVQIYSNREVEEAMTKIRDVLSDDKKDWELRVAALKKLRSLLLAGAPEFDCFLQQLRLLEASFKLSAKDLRSQVVREACITLGHLSAVLGSRFDHAAEAIMPPLLNLVPNSAKVMATSGVAAIRLILRHTHCPRLVPIISISCSSKSVAVRRRCFEFVDLMLQEWQTSSLDRHGAMLMETIKKGIHDADAEARSVARKCYWSYQGHFSREAELLFQGLESAYQRALQAHLRSGDALVSLPASDRSSSSSQESLNRPLAMKSSAGSSSSRGQHQGSAPRRPGAVSSPGALQRSRSDVDVNASASARSRMPAVSAAAALPPGSYASLGRVRTRRTSAGTGATATDGRSRGKVVSQSQPGSRSGSPGRLLSSTYGRILRPAAGSNGAPCSVSDKTRPRGHRSQGCSRETSPSRTAAARSRIPRPSMSQGCSRETSRESSRDTSPARGFSPLASRPHSRSTSALSSAEGCSDRLAHQARISASVNAMRVLNTGTEVEAAVADALLLGDSRSSKRRPVRRRFESPGIYSDDDANSDASSACSERSFGSRNGGAGPHFLRQTEDVAEVLNHCASSNWSERKEGLLGLQNLLKGQRTLSRVELKRLCEIFTRMFADPHSKRVFSMFLETLVDFIVLHRDDLQDWLFVLLTQLLKKMGADLLGSVQAKVQKALDVTRDSFPLELQFNILMRFIVDQTQTPNLKVKVAILRYIEALARQMDPADFVNSSETRLAVSRVITWTTEPKSADVRKTLHTWAGEDRSSAASLPREGHLEERCKQAAQVVLIALFELNTPEFTMLLGALPKTFQDGTTKLLHSHLRSASAGIAMAAPGDWAGRTPPRPPGGRSSPLTSPTNHGGLSPSRLWGWSADGLSKYPPLPPFPSPLPPTASLKALRRAYSPSMLEYDSENLNTEDLYGSLRGVSEAIQNFSFRSQEELVEPLRRDGKRDGTAGVAAALDPERRFCGDVTEGGRTALDNKTSLLNTPSPRSFSGPRFREYNPYNYTDGSPEKPGPEDGAEPQRDGRRQECGENKTQNAKSFPAGSAEQLELVGQLLKELSQAGDQEDRRGTLLELLKVARQDSLLVWDEHFKTLLLLLLETLGDKDHSVRALALRVLKEILRNQPARFKNYAELTIMKTLEAHKDSHKEVVRAAEEAASALAGSIHPEQCIKVLCPIVQTTDYPVNLAAIKMQTRAVERVCREPLLQLLPDVVPGLLQGYDNTESSVRKASVFCLVAVYAVIGEELKPYLSQLTGSKMKLLNLYIKRAQTSTSNSSSSSDISSY, from the exons atggaggaggacgaggaggagaaGATGAGCAGCATGGAGGACCTGCTGGACCTGGTTCTGCAGAAAGACCTGGGCCGGCGGCTGCAGGTGGGGCCGGAGATCACCGAGCTGCTGCTCCACCCGGACCGCTGTCCCGGGctggaccaggaccagaacctgcTGGACAGGATGGTGGACGCCCTGGCCAGCTCCTGGGTCAACTCCAGCAACTACAAG GTGGTTCTGCTGGGGATGGAGGTTCTGTCGGCTCTAGTGGACCGGCTGCAGGAGAGGTTCCGGACTCAGGTGGGAACAG TCCTGCCCAGCCTGATGGACCGGCTGGGCGACTCGAAGGACCAGGTGCGGGAGCAGGACCAGGCGCTGCTGCTGAAGGTCATGGACCAGTCGGCCAACCCTCAG TACGTCTGGGAGCGCATGATGGGAGGGTTCAAGCACAAGAACAGCCGGACCAGAGAGGGGCTCTGCCTCTGCCTCATCTCCACCCTCAACGT GTTTGGCTCTCAGAGTCTGACGCTGAATAAAATCGTTCCTCACATCTGCAACCTGCTGGGAGACCCGACCAGTCAG GTCCGTGATGCAGCCATGTCCTGCCTGGTGGAGATCTACCGCCACGTAGGAGAGCGAGTGAGAATCGACCTGGGGAAGAAAGGGCTGCCTCAGTCACG GCTCAACATGATCTTCAGTAAGTTCGACGAGGTccagaggtcaggggtcatgGTGCCGTCTCCTCTGTCAG ATAAAACCTTTGAGGACGATGAGTCGGTGGACGGCGGACGTTCCTCGTCCAGAGCAGCCTCTGTGTCTGGGAGGAAGGCGGTGAGCATGGGCTCGTTCCGACGGCCGTCCTCGGCCTCCAGCAGCAAGTCTGCAG GGCGGGACGGATCGAGTGCAGGAGCTGTGGATGAGGAGGATTTCATCCAAGCCTTTGAGGACGTTCCCACAGTTCAG ATCTACTCCAACCGGGAGGTGGAGGAGGCCATGACGAAGATCCGGGACGTTCTGTCGGACGATAAgaaggactgggagctgagagtGGCCGCC CTGAAGAAGCTTCGCTCGCTGCTGCTGGCCGGAGCGCCGGAGTTCGACtgcttcctgcagcagctgcggCTCCTGGAGGCGTCCTTCAAGCTGTCCGCCAAAGACCTGCGGTCTCAGGTGGTCCGGGAGGCCTGCATCACGCTGGG CCACCTGTCGGCGGTGCTGGGCAGCCGCTTCGACCACGCCGCCGAGGCCATCATGCCGCCCCTCCTCAACCTGGTGCCCAACAGTGCCAAAGTCATGGCCACGTCGGGCGTGGCCGCCATCCGCCTCATCCTCAGA CACACACACTGTCCTCGCCTCGTCCCcatcatcagcatcagctgctcctccaagTCTGTGGCTGTCAGAAG ACGCTGCTTTGAGTTTGTGGACCTGATGCTGCAGGAGTGGCAGACCAGCAGCCTGgacag acATGGAGCGATGCTGATGGAGACGATAAAGAAGGGGATCCATGACGCTGATGCTGAAGCTCGATCTGTAGCCAGGAA GTGCTACTGGAGCTACCAGGGTCACTTCAGCCGGGAGGCGGAGCTTCTGTTCCAGGGTCTGGAGTCGGCCTATCAGAGAGCTCTGCAGGCCCACCTGCGGAGCGGAGACGCCCTGGTGTCGCTGCCGGCCTCCGACCGCTCCTCGTCCTCGTCTCAGGAGAGCCTGAA TCGGCCGCTGGCCATGAAGAGctcagcaggaagcagcagcagcagaggtcaACATCAAG GCAGCGCCCCCCGCAGGCCGGGAGCCGTCTCGTCCCCCGGCGCTCTGCAGCGATCCCGCAGCGACGTCGACGTCAACGCCAGCGCCAGCGCCCGCAGCAGGATGCCCGCCGTCAGCGCCGCCGCCGCTCTTCCTCCTGGATCCTACGCTTcgctgg GGCGAGTCCGGACCAGGAGGACGAGCGCCGGAACCGGTGCCACGGCGACAGACGGCCGGAGCCGAGGGAAGGTCGTCTCTCAGTCCCAGC CCGGCAGCCGGTCCGGTTCTCCGGGCCGCCTGCTCAGCTCCACGTACGGCCGGATCCTGAGGCCCGCCGCAGGCAGCAACGGCGCCCCCTGCAGCGTGAGCGACAAGACGCGACCCCGAGGTCACCGCAGCCAGGGCTGCAGCCGAGAGACCAGTCCGTCCAGAACCGCAGCCG CCCGGAGTCGGATCCCTCGGCCCAGCATGAGTCAGGGCTGCAGCCGGGAAACCAGTCGCGAGAGCAGCCGCGACACCAGCCCTGCCAGGGGCTTCTCCCCGCTGG CCAGCCGGCCTCATTCCCGTTCCACCAGCGCCCTGTCCTCTGCAGAGGGCTGCTcag acCGGCTGGCCCACCAGGCCCGGATCTCGGCCTCCGTCAACGCCATGCGGGTCCTGAACACGGGCACCGAGGTGGAGGCGGCCGTGGCCGACGCTCTG CTGTTGGGAGACTCCAGGAGTAGTAAG CGGCGGCCCGTCCGGCGGCGCTTCGAGTCTCCCGGGATCTACTCTGACGACGACGCCAACAGCGACGCCTCCAGCGCCTGCTCCGAGCGCTCCTTCGGCTCCAGGAACGGCGGCGCCGGGCCCCACTTCCTGCGGCAGACGGAGGACGTGGCGGAGGTCCTGAACCACTGCGCCAGCTCCAACTGGTCGGAGAGGAAGGAGGGCCTGCTGGGCCTGCAGAACCTGCTGAAGGGCCAGAGGACGCTCAG CCGTGTGGAGCTGAAGAGACTCTGTGAGATCTTCACCAGGATGTTTGCAGATCCGCACAGCAAG AGA GTGTTCAGCATGTTCCTGGAGACGCTGGTGGACTTCATCGTCCTGCACCGGGACGACCTGCAGGACTGGCTCTTCGTCCTGCTCACTCAGCTACTGAAGAAGATGGGCGCCGACCTGCTGGGCTCGGTCCAGGCCAAGGTCCAGAAGGCTCTGGACGTCACCAg GGATTCGTTCCCCCTGGAGCTGCAGTTCAACATCCTGATGCGCTTCATCGTGGATCAGACCCAGACGCCCAACCTGAAGGTCAAGGTGGCCATCCTGCGCTACATCGAGGCTCTGGCCCGACAGATGGACCCGGCCGACTTCGTCAACTCCAGCGAGACGCGCCTGGCCGTCTCACGCGTCATCACCTGGACCACCGAGCCCAAGAGCGCCGACGTCCGCAAG ACGCTCCACACCTGGGCAGGTGAGGATCGCAGCTCCGCCGCCTCTCTGCCCCGGGAGGGGCATCTGGAGGAGAGGTGCAAGCAG GCGGCCCAGGTGGTTCTGATCGCCCTGTTTGAGCTCAACACCCCAGAGTTCACCATGCTGCTGGGAGCGCTGCCCAAAACCTTCCAGGACGGAACCACCAAGCTGCTGCACAGCCACCTGAGGAGCGCCAGCGCCGGCATCGCCATG GCGGCTCCAGGCGACTGGGCCGGCCGGACGCCTCCCCGCCCCCCCGGCGGCCGCAGCAGCCCTCTGACCTCGCCCACCAACCACGGCGGCCTCTCCCCCAG TCGGCTGTGGGGCTGGAGCGCCGACGGCCTCTCCAAataccctcctcttcctcccttccCCTCCCCTCTTCCTCCCACTGCCTCCCTCAAGGCCTTACGGCGAGCGTACTCTCCCAG CATGCTGGAGTACGACAGTGAAAACCTGAACACCGAGGATCTGTACGGCTCCCTGCGCGGCGTCTCTGAGGCCATCCAGAACTTCAGCTTCCGCAGCCAGGAGGAGCTGGTGGAGCCGCTGCGGCGGGACGGGAAGCGGGACGGAACG GCCGGCGTGGCGGCGGCGTTGGACCCAGAGCGCCGGTTCTGTGGCGACGTGACGGAGGGCGGCCGGACGGCTCTGGACAACAAGACGTCCCTGCTGAACACGCCTTCGCCTCGCTCGTTTTCCGGGCCGCGCTTCAGGGAGTACAACCCCTACAACTACACAGACGGCTCGCCGGAAAAGCCCGGCCCGGAGGACGGCGCCGAGCCGCAGAGAGACG GCCGGCGGCAGGAGTGCGGAGAAAACAAGACGCAGAACGCCAAGAGCTTTCCAG CCGGGTCGGCGGAGCAGCTGGAGCTGGTGGGGCAGCTGCTGAAGGAGCTGTCCCAGGCCGGGGACCAGGAGGACAGGCGGGGGacgctgctggagctgctgaagGTGGCCCGCCAGGACAGCCTGCTGGTGTGGGACGAACACTTCAAgaccctgctgctgctgctgctggagacgCTGGGCGACAAAGAC CACTCGGTCCGGGCGCTGGCTCTCCGGGTTCTGAAGGAGATCCTGCGGAACCAGCCGGCCCGGTTCAAGAACTACGCAGAGCTGACCATCATGAAGACGCTGGAGGCTCACAAGGACTCTCACAAAGAG gtggTGCGTGCGGCCGAGGAGGCGGCCTCCGCCCTGGCCGGCTCCATCCACCCGGAGCAGTGCATCAAGGTGCTGTGCCCCATCGTCCAGACCACCGACTACCCCGTCAACCTGGCGGCCATCAAGATGCAGACTCGCGCGGTGGAGCGCGTCTGCAGGGagccgctgctgcagctgctgccggACGTCGTCCCCGGCCTGCTGCAGGGCTACGACAACACGGAGAGCAGCGTCCGCAAGGCCAGCGTCTTCTGCCTGGTGGCCGTCTACGCCGTCATCGGAGAGGAGCTCAAGCCCTACCTGTCCCAGCTGACCGGCAGCAAG ATGAAGCTGCTGAATCTCTACATCAAGAGAGCTCAGACCTCcaccagcaacagcagcagctcctccgaCATCTCCTCCTACTGA
- the LOC102229557 gene encoding CLIP-associating protein 1-B-like isoform X6 has protein sequence MEEDEEEKMSSMEDLLDLVLQKDLGRRLQVGPEITELLLHPDRCPGLDQDQNLLDRMVDALASSWVNSSNYKVVLLGMEVLSALVDRLQERFRTQVGTVLPSLMDRLGDSKDQVREQDQALLLKVMDQSANPQYVWERMMGGFKHKNSRTREGLCLCLISTLNVFGSQSLTLNKIVPHICNLLGDPTSQVRDAAMSCLVEIYRHVGERVRIDLGKKGLPQSRLNMIFSKFDEVQRSGVMVPSPLSDKTFEDDESVDGGRSSSRAASVSGRKAVSMGSFRRPSSASSSKSAGRDGSSAGAVDEEDFIQAFEDVPTVQIYSNREVEEAMTKIRDVLSDDKKDWELRVAALKKLRSLLLAGAPEFDCFLQQLRLLEASFKLSAKDLRSQVVREACITLGHLSAVLGSRFDHAAEAIMPPLLNLVPNSAKVMATSGVAAIRLILRHTHCPRLVPIISISCSSKSVAVRRRCFEFVDLMLQEWQTSSLDRHGAMLMETIKKGIHDADAEARSVARKCYWSYQGHFSREAELLFQGLESAYQRALQAHLRSGDALVSLPASDRSSSSSQESLNRPLAMKSSAGSSSSRGQHQGQHLGSAPRRPGAVSSPGALQRSRSDVDVNASASARSRMPAVSAAAALPPGSYASLGRVRTRRTSAGTGATATDGRSRGKVVSQSQPGSRSGSPGRLLSSTYGRILRPAAGSNGAPCSVSDKTRPRGHRSQGCSRETSPSRTAAARSRIPRPSMSQGCSRETSRESSRDTSPARGFSPLASRPHSRSTSALSSAEGCSDRLAHQARISASVNAMRVLNTGTEVEAAVADALLLGDSRSSKRRPVRRRFESPGIYSDDDANSDASSACSERSFGSRNGGAGPHFLRQTEDVAEVLNHCASSNWSERKEGLLGLQNLLKGQRTLSRVELKRLCEIFTRMFADPHSKRVFSMFLETLVDFIVLHRDDLQDWLFVLLTQLLKKMGADLLGSVQAKVQKALDVTRDSFPLELQFNILMRFIVDQTQTPNLKVKVAILRYIEALARQMDPADFVNSSETRLAVSRVITWTTEPKSADVRKAAQVVLIALFELNTPEFTMLLGALPKTFQDGTTKLLHSHLRSASAGIAMAAPGDWAGRTPPRPPGGRSSPLTSPTNHGGLSPSMLEYDSENLNTEDLYGSLRGVSEAIQNFSFRSQEELVEPLRRDGKRDGTAGVAAALDPERRFCGDVTEGGRTALDNKTSLLNTPSPRSFSGPRFREYNPYNYTDGSPEKPGPEDGAEPQRDGRRQECGENKTQNAKSFPAGSAEQLELVGQLLKELSQAGDQEDRRGTLLELLKVARQDSLLVWDEHFKTLLLLLLETLGDKDHSVRALALRVLKEILRNQPARFKNYAELTIMKTLEAHKDSHKEVVRAAEEAASALAGSIHPEQCIKVLCPIVQTTDYPVNLAAIKMQTRAVERVCREPLLQLLPDVVPGLLQGYDNTESSVRKASVFCLVAVYAVIGEELKPYLSQLTGSKMKLLNLYIKRAQTSTSNSSSSSDISSY, from the exons atggaggaggacgaggaggagaaGATGAGCAGCATGGAGGACCTGCTGGACCTGGTTCTGCAGAAAGACCTGGGCCGGCGGCTGCAGGTGGGGCCGGAGATCACCGAGCTGCTGCTCCACCCGGACCGCTGTCCCGGGctggaccaggaccagaacctgcTGGACAGGATGGTGGACGCCCTGGCCAGCTCCTGGGTCAACTCCAGCAACTACAAG GTGGTTCTGCTGGGGATGGAGGTTCTGTCGGCTCTAGTGGACCGGCTGCAGGAGAGGTTCCGGACTCAGGTGGGAACAG TCCTGCCCAGCCTGATGGACCGGCTGGGCGACTCGAAGGACCAGGTGCGGGAGCAGGACCAGGCGCTGCTGCTGAAGGTCATGGACCAGTCGGCCAACCCTCAG TACGTCTGGGAGCGCATGATGGGAGGGTTCAAGCACAAGAACAGCCGGACCAGAGAGGGGCTCTGCCTCTGCCTCATCTCCACCCTCAACGT GTTTGGCTCTCAGAGTCTGACGCTGAATAAAATCGTTCCTCACATCTGCAACCTGCTGGGAGACCCGACCAGTCAG GTCCGTGATGCAGCCATGTCCTGCCTGGTGGAGATCTACCGCCACGTAGGAGAGCGAGTGAGAATCGACCTGGGGAAGAAAGGGCTGCCTCAGTCACG GCTCAACATGATCTTCAGTAAGTTCGACGAGGTccagaggtcaggggtcatgGTGCCGTCTCCTCTGTCAG ATAAAACCTTTGAGGACGATGAGTCGGTGGACGGCGGACGTTCCTCGTCCAGAGCAGCCTCTGTGTCTGGGAGGAAGGCGGTGAGCATGGGCTCGTTCCGACGGCCGTCCTCGGCCTCCAGCAGCAAGTCTGCAG GGCGGGACGGATCGAGTGCAGGAGCTGTGGATGAGGAGGATTTCATCCAAGCCTTTGAGGACGTTCCCACAGTTCAG ATCTACTCCAACCGGGAGGTGGAGGAGGCCATGACGAAGATCCGGGACGTTCTGTCGGACGATAAgaaggactgggagctgagagtGGCCGCC CTGAAGAAGCTTCGCTCGCTGCTGCTGGCCGGAGCGCCGGAGTTCGACtgcttcctgcagcagctgcggCTCCTGGAGGCGTCCTTCAAGCTGTCCGCCAAAGACCTGCGGTCTCAGGTGGTCCGGGAGGCCTGCATCACGCTGGG CCACCTGTCGGCGGTGCTGGGCAGCCGCTTCGACCACGCCGCCGAGGCCATCATGCCGCCCCTCCTCAACCTGGTGCCCAACAGTGCCAAAGTCATGGCCACGTCGGGCGTGGCCGCCATCCGCCTCATCCTCAGA CACACACACTGTCCTCGCCTCGTCCCcatcatcagcatcagctgctcctccaagTCTGTGGCTGTCAGAAG ACGCTGCTTTGAGTTTGTGGACCTGATGCTGCAGGAGTGGCAGACCAGCAGCCTGgacag acATGGAGCGATGCTGATGGAGACGATAAAGAAGGGGATCCATGACGCTGATGCTGAAGCTCGATCTGTAGCCAGGAA GTGCTACTGGAGCTACCAGGGTCACTTCAGCCGGGAGGCGGAGCTTCTGTTCCAGGGTCTGGAGTCGGCCTATCAGAGAGCTCTGCAGGCCCACCTGCGGAGCGGAGACGCCCTGGTGTCGCTGCCGGCCTCCGACCGCTCCTCGTCCTCGTCTCAGGAGAGCCTGAA TCGGCCGCTGGCCATGAAGAGctcagcaggaagcagcagcagcagaggtcaACATCAAGGTCAACATCTAG GCAGCGCCCCCCGCAGGCCGGGAGCCGTCTCGTCCCCCGGCGCTCTGCAGCGATCCCGCAGCGACGTCGACGTCAACGCCAGCGCCAGCGCCCGCAGCAGGATGCCCGCCGTCAGCGCCGCCGCCGCTCTTCCTCCTGGATCCTACGCTTcgctgg GGCGAGTCCGGACCAGGAGGACGAGCGCCGGAACCGGTGCCACGGCGACAGACGGCCGGAGCCGAGGGAAGGTCGTCTCTCAGTCCCAGC CCGGCAGCCGGTCCGGTTCTCCGGGCCGCCTGCTCAGCTCCACGTACGGCCGGATCCTGAGGCCCGCCGCAGGCAGCAACGGCGCCCCCTGCAGCGTGAGCGACAAGACGCGACCCCGAGGTCACCGCAGCCAGGGCTGCAGCCGAGAGACCAGTCCGTCCAGAACCGCAGCCG CCCGGAGTCGGATCCCTCGGCCCAGCATGAGTCAGGGCTGCAGCCGGGAAACCAGTCGCGAGAGCAGCCGCGACACCAGCCCTGCCAGGGGCTTCTCCCCGCTGG CCAGCCGGCCTCATTCCCGTTCCACCAGCGCCCTGTCCTCTGCAGAGGGCTGCTcag acCGGCTGGCCCACCAGGCCCGGATCTCGGCCTCCGTCAACGCCATGCGGGTCCTGAACACGGGCACCGAGGTGGAGGCGGCCGTGGCCGACGCTCTG CTGTTGGGAGACTCCAGGAGTAGTAAG CGGCGGCCCGTCCGGCGGCGCTTCGAGTCTCCCGGGATCTACTCTGACGACGACGCCAACAGCGACGCCTCCAGCGCCTGCTCCGAGCGCTCCTTCGGCTCCAGGAACGGCGGCGCCGGGCCCCACTTCCTGCGGCAGACGGAGGACGTGGCGGAGGTCCTGAACCACTGCGCCAGCTCCAACTGGTCGGAGAGGAAGGAGGGCCTGCTGGGCCTGCAGAACCTGCTGAAGGGCCAGAGGACGCTCAG CCGTGTGGAGCTGAAGAGACTCTGTGAGATCTTCACCAGGATGTTTGCAGATCCGCACAGCAAG AGA GTGTTCAGCATGTTCCTGGAGACGCTGGTGGACTTCATCGTCCTGCACCGGGACGACCTGCAGGACTGGCTCTTCGTCCTGCTCACTCAGCTACTGAAGAAGATGGGCGCCGACCTGCTGGGCTCGGTCCAGGCCAAGGTCCAGAAGGCTCTGGACGTCACCAg GGATTCGTTCCCCCTGGAGCTGCAGTTCAACATCCTGATGCGCTTCATCGTGGATCAGACCCAGACGCCCAACCTGAAGGTCAAGGTGGCCATCCTGCGCTACATCGAGGCTCTGGCCCGACAGATGGACCCGGCCGACTTCGTCAACTCCAGCGAGACGCGCCTGGCCGTCTCACGCGTCATCACCTGGACCACCGAGCCCAAGAGCGCCGACGTCCGCAAG GCGGCCCAGGTGGTTCTGATCGCCCTGTTTGAGCTCAACACCCCAGAGTTCACCATGCTGCTGGGAGCGCTGCCCAAAACCTTCCAGGACGGAACCACCAAGCTGCTGCACAGCCACCTGAGGAGCGCCAGCGCCGGCATCGCCATG GCGGCTCCAGGCGACTGGGCCGGCCGGACGCCTCCCCGCCCCCCCGGCGGCCGCAGCAGCCCTCTGACCTCGCCCACCAACCACGGCGGCCTCTCCCCCAG CATGCTGGAGTACGACAGTGAAAACCTGAACACCGAGGATCTGTACGGCTCCCTGCGCGGCGTCTCTGAGGCCATCCAGAACTTCAGCTTCCGCAGCCAGGAGGAGCTGGTGGAGCCGCTGCGGCGGGACGGGAAGCGGGACGGAACG GCCGGCGTGGCGGCGGCGTTGGACCCAGAGCGCCGGTTCTGTGGCGACGTGACGGAGGGCGGCCGGACGGCTCTGGACAACAAGACGTCCCTGCTGAACACGCCTTCGCCTCGCTCGTTTTCCGGGCCGCGCTTCAGGGAGTACAACCCCTACAACTACACAGACGGCTCGCCGGAAAAGCCCGGCCCGGAGGACGGCGCCGAGCCGCAGAGAGACG GCCGGCGGCAGGAGTGCGGAGAAAACAAGACGCAGAACGCCAAGAGCTTTCCAG CCGGGTCGGCGGAGCAGCTGGAGCTGGTGGGGCAGCTGCTGAAGGAGCTGTCCCAGGCCGGGGACCAGGAGGACAGGCGGGGGacgctgctggagctgctgaagGTGGCCCGCCAGGACAGCCTGCTGGTGTGGGACGAACACTTCAAgaccctgctgctgctgctgctggagacgCTGGGCGACAAAGAC CACTCGGTCCGGGCGCTGGCTCTCCGGGTTCTGAAGGAGATCCTGCGGAACCAGCCGGCCCGGTTCAAGAACTACGCAGAGCTGACCATCATGAAGACGCTGGAGGCTCACAAGGACTCTCACAAAGAG gtggTGCGTGCGGCCGAGGAGGCGGCCTCCGCCCTGGCCGGCTCCATCCACCCGGAGCAGTGCATCAAGGTGCTGTGCCCCATCGTCCAGACCACCGACTACCCCGTCAACCTGGCGGCCATCAAGATGCAGACTCGCGCGGTGGAGCGCGTCTGCAGGGagccgctgctgcagctgctgccggACGTCGTCCCCGGCCTGCTGCAGGGCTACGACAACACGGAGAGCAGCGTCCGCAAGGCCAGCGTCTTCTGCCTGGTGGCCGTCTACGCCGTCATCGGAGAGGAGCTCAAGCCCTACCTGTCCCAGCTGACCGGCAGCAAG ATGAAGCTGCTGAATCTCTACATCAAGAGAGCTCAGACCTCcaccagcaacagcagcagctcctccgaCATCTCCTCCTACTGA